A genome region from Bacillaceae bacterium IKA-2 includes the following:
- a CDS encoding CCA tRNA nucleotidyltransferase, whose protein sequence is MDSHLYPGVRTIIEKLAEAGYESYIVGGAVRDHLLRREIKDIDITTSATSAEVKALFPKTIDVAIKHGTVIVRNKGCSYEVTSFRGKSLYEDLEKRDFTINAMAFSELGEIIDPFLGKVDLEKGCIRGVKNPYERFREDPLRMLRAIRFASILSFSIEKTTLAAVTELSNNLNKCAIERVASEFEKICLGKNIEIAFQYLQGTRLIDEVSYFQEIHAILNKKSAIQLRSLTNMTEVWSFLLFTSKNRHVSKFLRSWKQPKNLIAAVEEITARLSAIVSSGFTYEDLYRLGIEKAKMAERVRATITNSSANLEEVSKNFDKLPIKNLKQIKINGNNILSLLPNLESKQRIGSILAQVEKAVLTREVANDRQAIIKWLREGGYINA, encoded by the coding sequence ATGGACAGTCATTTATATCCAGGTGTTAGGACAATTATCGAAAAGTTAGCAGAGGCCGGGTACGAATCGTATATTGTCGGCGGTGCAGTTCGCGACCATCTGCTTCGTCGCGAAATTAAAGACATCGATATTACCACTTCGGCTACATCAGCGGAAGTTAAAGCGTTATTTCCAAAAACAATTGATGTCGCTATTAAACACGGAACGGTGATTGTTCGAAATAAAGGCTGTTCATATGAGGTGACAAGTTTTCGCGGGAAATCTCTATATGAAGATTTAGAAAAACGTGACTTTACAATAAATGCGATGGCATTTTCGGAGTTAGGAGAAATCATTGATCCTTTTTTGGGGAAGGTAGATCTTGAAAAAGGCTGTATTCGCGGTGTCAAAAACCCTTACGAGCGCTTTCGTGAAGATCCACTAAGAATGCTGAGAGCAATAAGGTTTGCAAGTATTTTATCTTTTAGTATTGAAAAGACAACGTTAGCAGCTGTAACAGAACTTAGTAATAATCTTAATAAATGTGCAATTGAGCGAGTGGCATCAGAATTCGAAAAAATTTGTTTAGGTAAAAATATTGAAATAGCCTTTCAATATTTACAGGGTACACGGTTAATAGATGAGGTTTCGTATTTTCAGGAGATCCATGCTATTTTAAATAAAAAATCGGCAATTCAATTGCGTTCATTAACGAATATGACTGAAGTTTGGTCGTTTTTATTATTCACTAGCAAAAATCGTCATGTATCAAAATTTTTACGTTCATGGAAGCAACCAAAAAATTTAATTGCTGCTGTTGAAGAGATTACAGCTAGGCTTTCGGCAATTGTTTCATCAGGTTTTACTTATGAAGATCTATATCGATTAGGGATTGAGAAAGCAAAAATGGCCGAACGAGTAAGAGCTACTATTACAAATAGCTCAGCTAATCTAGAAGAAGTTAGTAAGAACTTTGATAAGCTACCGATTAAAAACCTAAAACAGATTAAAATAAATGGAAATAACATTCTTTCGTTACTACCGAATCTAGAATCGAAACAACGGATTGGAAGCATTTTAGCTCAAGTAGAGAAAGCTGTGTTAACAAGGGAAGTTGCTAATGATAGACAAGCGATAATCAAGTGGTTACGAGAGGGGGGGTATATCAATGCGTAG
- a CDS encoding biotin--[acetyl-CoA-carboxylase] ligase, with product MRSKLLQMLMDQPGEFVSGETISNFLGCSRTTVWKHIEELRKSGYLLEAAPRKGYRIIHQPNLVTENEIKAGLATNFIGKQVHYQKSVTSTQEVAHKLAIDEVTEGTLIVADEQVGGRGRLGRPWYSPIGTGVSMSLILKPKIPPHQAPQLTLLTAVAVIRGIEKATGLRCDIKWPNDILLKEKKLVGILTEMKADLDQIQSVIIGIGINVNQITFPEELKEIATSLRIEKDEEINRANLIKRILENFEELYEIFINEGFLAIKKIWEEHAITIGRMITATTMKGSIKGWANGITDDGVLLLEDEFGTIHKIYSADIEL from the coding sequence ATGCGTAGTAAATTATTACAAATGTTAATGGACCAGCCAGGTGAGTTTGTATCTGGGGAGACAATTAGTAATTTTTTAGGGTGTTCGAGGACGACTGTTTGGAAACATATTGAGGAGTTGAGAAAATCAGGTTATCTGCTTGAAGCAGCGCCGCGTAAAGGGTATCGGATTATTCATCAACCTAATTTAGTAACTGAAAATGAAATTAAGGCAGGCTTAGCGACAAATTTTATCGGGAAACAAGTTCACTATCAAAAATCTGTTACTTCTACTCAAGAAGTGGCGCACAAGCTCGCAATTGATGAAGTTACAGAAGGTACGCTTATTGTGGCAGATGAACAAGTTGGTGGAAGAGGTAGATTAGGGCGACCGTGGTATTCACCAATTGGAACAGGGGTTTCGATGAGTTTGATTTTAAAACCGAAAATCCCACCACATCAAGCACCGCAATTAACGTTGCTAACTGCCGTTGCGGTTATCCGGGGAATTGAAAAGGCGACAGGGTTACGCTGTGATATTAAGTGGCCTAATGATATTTTATTAAAAGAAAAAAAATTGGTTGGTATTTTAACAGAAATGAAAGCTGACCTAGACCAAATTCAGTCTGTTATTATTGGGATTGGTATAAATGTAAATCAAATTACTTTTCCAGAAGAATTAAAAGAAATTGCTACGTCGCTAAGGATTGAAAAGGACGAAGAAATTAATCGAGCAAATTTAATAAAAAGAATTTTAGAAAATTTTGAGGAACTATATGAAATTTTTATTAATGAAGGCTTTTTAGCCATAAAAAAAATCTGGGAAGAGCATGCGATTACAATTGGTCGAATGATAACGGCAACGACTATGAAAGGCTCTATAAAAGGCTGGGCCAATGGAATCACTGATGATGGTGTTCTGCTATTAGAGGATGAGTTTGGGACCATACATAAAATTTATTCAGCAGATATTGAACTTTAA
- the panB gene encoding 3-methyl-2-oxobutanoate hydroxymethyltransferase, whose protein sequence is MKTTATFKEMKEATEKIAMVTAYDAPSAKLVEQAGVDVILVGDSLGMVVLGYDSTIPVTMEDMILHTKAVKRGAKETFIITDMPYLSYHSTITETMNNARRLMQEAGAHAVKLEGNGAVIEKISALTKAGVPVVAHLGLTPQSVGVLGGYRVQGKDAEGAKQLISDAKKVEESGACMLVLECVPRQLAQLITEVIKIPTIGIGAGLETDGQVLVYHDIIGYGSVHVPKFVKQHANISAEIKRAVHAYVTEVKKLEFPEEKHTFNMKDVELERLYGG, encoded by the coding sequence GTGAAAACAACAGCAACTTTTAAAGAAATGAAGGAAGCAACCGAAAAAATTGCGATGGTTACAGCATATGATGCTCCTTCAGCAAAGCTAGTGGAACAAGCGGGAGTAGATGTCATACTTGTTGGGGATTCGCTAGGGATGGTCGTTCTAGGCTATGACTCAACGATCCCTGTCACTATGGAAGACATGATTTTACACACAAAAGCGGTAAAACGTGGTGCTAAGGAAACATTTATTATTACAGATATGCCGTATTTATCTTATCATTCAACGATCACAGAAACGATGAATAATGCCCGACGCTTAATGCAAGAAGCTGGAGCACATGCAGTAAAGCTCGAAGGAAATGGTGCAGTAATTGAAAAAATTTCAGCATTAACGAAAGCTGGCGTTCCTGTTGTCGCTCATTTAGGTTTGACACCGCAGTCAGTTGGAGTTTTAGGCGGTTATCGTGTCCAAGGAAAAGATGCAGAGGGTGCCAAGCAGTTAATTAGTGATGCAAAGAAAGTCGAAGAGTCAGGGGCGTGTATGCTTGTCTTAGAATGCGTTCCGAGGCAGCTGGCCCAACTAATTACTGAAGTTATTAAAATACCAACTATTGGTATTGGCGCGGGTTTAGAAACAGACGGTCAAGTCCTTGTTTATCATGACATAATCGGTTATGGGAGTGTCCATGTGCCGAAATTTGTTAAACAACATGCGAACATCTCCGCCGAAATTAAACGGGCGGTTCACGCTTATGTGACTGAAGTAAAAAAACTAGAATTTCCTGAGGAAAAACATACATTTAACATGAAAGATGTAGAGCTAGAGCGCTTATATGGAGGCTGA
- the panC gene encoding pantoate--beta-alanine ligase, producing the protein MLIARTIADITEIVRETKRQGKKVEFVPTMGFLHEGHLSLLAAAKEQDSFIVLSIFVNPLQFGPNEDFDRYPRDFKRDEAMAKSANVDVIFYPDVKEIYPNELTCLVNVQKGVNVLCGKSRPGHFDGVATVVLKLFNIIKPTRAYFGMKDAQQVAVIENMVTDLNLLVEIIKCPTLREKDGLAKSSRNVYLKSEEREMAREIYVSLRQAIGFIEMGERNPETLKRKINAHLKEHTNAVIDYVEILTYPGLEPVEPLQGKVIIAIALKFANVRLIDNVTITI; encoded by the coding sequence ATGTTAATTGCTCGTACCATCGCCGATATTACTGAAATTGTTAGAGAAACAAAACGTCAAGGGAAAAAAGTTGAATTTGTTCCGACAATGGGCTTTTTACATGAAGGACATCTTTCGTTATTAGCAGCAGCGAAAGAGCAGGATAGCTTTATTGTCTTGAGTATTTTCGTAAATCCATTACAATTTGGTCCAAATGAAGACTTTGATCGCTATCCAAGAGACTTCAAACGCGATGAAGCGATGGCCAAAAGTGCGAACGTTGATGTAATTTTTTATCCGGATGTTAAAGAAATTTATCCTAATGAGCTAACGTGCCTAGTTAACGTTCAAAAAGGAGTTAATGTTTTATGTGGAAAAAGTCGGCCAGGACATTTTGATGGAGTAGCAACCGTTGTTTTAAAACTTTTTAACATCATAAAACCAACGAGGGCTTATTTTGGAATGAAAGACGCACAACAAGTAGCTGTGATTGAAAATATGGTAACGGATTTAAATTTACTAGTAGAAATCATCAAATGCCCTACGTTAAGAGAAAAGGATGGCTTAGCCAAAAGCTCAAGAAATGTTTATCTAAAAAGCGAAGAAAGAGAGATGGCACGAGAAATATATGTTAGTTTAAGACAGGCTATTGGTTTCATTGAAATGGGTGAAAGAAATCCAGAAACGCTAAAACGAAAAATTAATGCGCATTTAAAAGAACATACAAATGCGGTGATTGATTATGTAGAAATACTTACTTATCCGGGTCTTGAGCCAGTGGAGCCACTGCAGGGAAAAGTCATTATTGCGATTGCCTTGAAGTTTGCGAATGTACGCTTAATTGATAATGTTACAATTACGATATGA
- the panD gene encoding aspartate 1-decarboxylase, whose protein sequence is MFRHMMMAKLHRARVTEANLNYVGSITIDEDLLDAVDMLPNEQVQIVNNNNGSRFETYIIPGKRGSGVVCLNGAAARLVQEGDVVIVISYGLVSEEQVKTHQPKVAIMNENNKIVEMIGTEPAATVRI, encoded by the coding sequence ATGTTTAGACATATGATGATGGCTAAATTACACAGGGCTAGAGTAACTGAAGCAAATTTAAATTATGTAGGCAGTATAACCATTGATGAAGATTTATTAGATGCTGTTGATATGCTACCAAATGAACAAGTGCAAATTGTTAACAATAACAACGGGTCAAGATTCGAAACATATATTATTCCGGGTAAAAGAGGTAGTGGTGTTGTTTGCTTAAATGGCGCCGCGGCTAGACTTGTCCAAGAAGGCGACGTTGTGATTGTTATTTCGTACGGACTTGTCAGCGAAGAGCAAGTGAAAACACATCAACCAAAAGTAGCAATTATGAATGAAAATAATAAAATTGTCGAGATGATTGGCACTGAACCAGCTGCGACTGTTCGTATATAG
- a CDS encoding tetratricopeptide repeat protein — protein MEKWVNEWHTRYRNLKKSLQENNEYNQQLNDDLAKECGALLETWMEMEDKLADLKELKENKKEPGCSGVDHLEGPTYFNLEIFDKSIQSLKKEIPAEQKNELVLYLYLGYSYLYEGKIDECKEAFLYVIHTSLNGLEKHFAYVGLGCLNGRVHRYEEAIHYFEKANFLYNNTDVPYNIGMAFVMLNHYQLAIPYLEKAIEENSKDGEARYFLGSCYLKLGNETKAFEAWYSALQLLEYKDLLVTIAYQFETYGYYTAAIHCYKRLESLGYQEAWVHHGIAWNYGLLEKKQLAISMFEELLRTNPEDTNIWISFIWLLSKWQETNCLGNWLEKMKLNKINHPLIDKVLNQS, from the coding sequence ATGGAAAAATGGGTTAATGAATGGCATACTCGATATCGCAATTTAAAAAAATCACTTCAAGAAAATAATGAATATAATCAGCAATTGAATGATGATTTAGCAAAAGAATGTGGAGCATTACTTGAAACATGGATGGAAATGGAAGATAAATTAGCTGATTTAAAAGAGTTGAAAGAAAATAAAAAAGAACCGGGTTGTTCGGGTGTAGATCATCTAGAAGGTCCAACTTATTTTAATTTGGAAATTTTTGATAAATCAATTCAATCATTAAAAAAAGAAATACCGGCTGAACAAAAAAATGAATTGGTTCTCTACTTATATTTGGGCTATTCTTACCTTTATGAAGGAAAAATTGATGAATGCAAAGAGGCCTTTTTATATGTCATTCATACTAGCTTAAATGGTTTAGAAAAGCATTTTGCTTATGTTGGTCTTGGTTGCTTAAATGGTCGAGTCCATCGCTATGAAGAAGCAATTCATTATTTTGAAAAAGCGAATTTTCTTTATAATAATACAGACGTACCTTATAATATAGGAATGGCCTTTGTGATGTTAAATCATTATCAATTAGCGATACCATATTTAGAAAAAGCAATTGAGGAGAACTCCAAAGATGGTGAAGCTAGATATTTTCTAGGGTCATGCTATTTAAAACTGGGAAATGAAACAAAGGCTTTTGAAGCGTGGTATTCTGCTTTACAATTGTTAGAATATAAAGACTTACTCGTGACGATTGCTTATCAGTTTGAAACGTATGGGTATTATACAGCTGCTATTCATTGTTATAAGCGACTAGAGTCGTTAGGCTATCAAGAAGCTTGGGTGCACCACGGTATCGCCTGGAATTATGGGCTCCTTGAGAAAAAACAGTTAGCAATTTCCATGTTTGAAGAACTTCTACGAACAAATCCTGAGGATACGAATATTTGGATTTCATTTATTTGGCTATTATCAAAATGGCAAGAAACTAATTGTCTTGGGAATTGGTTAGAAAAGATGAAGCTAAATAAAATTAACCATCCTTTAATTGATAAAGTATTGAACCAATCATAG
- the dinG gene encoding ATP-dependent DNA helicase DinG, with protein MKGKFVVVDVETTGNNPNKGDRIIQIGAVVIEQGMIIEKFSSFINPEMEIPAFIQQFTGINDDMVADAPSFNSIVPTLMNYLNDSYFVAHNVPFDLSFLQNELELAGYNSFSGPTIDTVELARLLLPSEESFKLNHLAERLDIKHDRPHQADSDALVTAEVLEILFKKLQALPLLTLQQLKPIVEKLDSSLTEIIQSIVADKLTTVIVNDQTLDEYRQLVLKKPQPIEVDEAPYFERLNFQEELEKLQKNLAKTMVSFESRQGQKEMMVLVDDALTNNQHLLVEAGTGTGKSLAYLYPAVFFAKNTESSVIISTYTVQLQQQLLERDMMILRETVPFSFSWAPLKGRTHYLCLRKFEQKLEDQLEDNYDTVLSRGQILIWLTETDDGDVEQLNLPSGGKAFWRDVQSEAATCLGKDCPWFSRCFYFRARNKAFMSDIIITNHALLLTDMTQDHQLLPSYKHVIVDEAHHLEEVASDHFGVSSDYFSFSQLFSRLGTLETNDLLHQVYKIQEELAVNLNDSFVNLDQLMGEAKYELDGCFRQIHAFVLSQVTFSKMEVGRRSLRYFPDQMKDRRWETIQEAVYRVQMLLKDALKIIKQITDKLSLEEEILKFQQSGVLKAWKSFYALLSEKKADFEELFLQYDSNYVYWIEVDPRGAKNATYIFNKPIEVADMLADNFFSKKASVVMTSATLTVKNSFNYLINRLGLEDFGPVSKIIDSPFLYEKQVQLMIPTTLPNIKQVDESEYIYEVAIAILDIAKITKGRMLVLFTSNDMLRKAYYQLKDFISNEEFILIAQGISSGSRAKLTKNFKQFDQAILFGTSSFWEGVDIPGEDLSCLIIVRLPFSPPDNPIFEARSEKLKELGKSPFMELSLPQAIIRFKQGFGRLIRSSNDRGVVFVLDRRITETRYGKFFIDSLPKVTLNENTLEDLLYDLENWL; from the coding sequence GTGAAGGGGAAATTTGTAGTAGTGGATGTCGAAACAACAGGTAACAATCCTAATAAAGGTGACAGAATCATTCAAATTGGTGCTGTTGTTATTGAACAAGGAATGATTATTGAAAAATTTTCTAGCTTCATTAATCCAGAAATGGAAATACCAGCATTTATCCAACAATTTACAGGGATTAATGATGATATGGTAGCCGATGCCCCCTCGTTTAATAGTATTGTTCCAACGCTTATGAACTATTTAAATGATTCTTATTTTGTTGCCCATAATGTACCTTTTGATTTATCTTTTTTGCAAAACGAATTGGAGTTAGCTGGATACAACTCTTTTTCAGGTCCAACAATTGATACAGTGGAATTAGCTAGATTATTACTTCCTTCTGAGGAAAGTTTTAAGTTAAACCACCTTGCAGAAAGGTTGGATATAAAGCATGACCGTCCTCACCAGGCAGATAGCGACGCTTTAGTGACAGCGGAAGTTTTAGAAATTCTTTTTAAAAAATTGCAGGCTCTTCCACTGTTAACTTTACAACAATTAAAACCAATTGTTGAAAAACTTGATAGTTCATTAACTGAAATTATCCAATCAATTGTTGCTGACAAACTTACGACAGTGATTGTTAATGATCAGACCTTAGATGAATATCGTCAGTTAGTGCTGAAAAAGCCACAGCCGATTGAAGTAGATGAAGCACCCTATTTTGAGAGACTAAACTTTCAAGAAGAGCTAGAAAAATTACAAAAAAACCTTGCTAAAACAATGGTATCCTTTGAAAGTCGCCAAGGGCAAAAAGAGATGATGGTACTCGTTGATGATGCATTAACAAATAATCAACATCTTCTTGTTGAAGCAGGAACAGGAACTGGGAAGTCATTAGCTTATTTATATCCTGCAGTATTTTTCGCAAAAAATACGGAAAGCTCAGTAATCATAAGTACGTATACTGTGCAATTGCAGCAACAACTTCTTGAACGAGATATGATGATCTTAAGAGAAACAGTCCCTTTTTCGTTTAGCTGGGCTCCTTTAAAAGGTCGAACACATTATTTGTGCTTAAGAAAGTTTGAGCAAAAGCTAGAGGATCAGTTAGAAGATAATTACGATACGGTACTTTCTAGAGGGCAAATATTGATTTGGCTAACTGAAACGGATGATGGAGATGTCGAACAATTAAATCTACCTAGTGGTGGTAAGGCATTTTGGCGCGATGTTCAAAGTGAAGCGGCAACTTGTCTAGGAAAAGACTGTCCATGGTTTTCAAGATGTTTTTATTTTCGGGCAAGAAATAAGGCTTTTATGTCAGACATTATTATTACGAACCATGCACTACTTTTGACAGATATGACTCAGGATCACCAGCTTTTACCAAGCTACAAACATGTCATTGTTGATGAGGCACATCATCTTGAAGAAGTAGCGAGTGATCATTTTGGTGTTAGTAGCGATTATTTTTCATTTTCTCAGCTTTTTTCAAGGTTAGGCACCTTAGAAACAAACGATTTGCTCCATCAAGTCTATAAGATACAAGAAGAGCTAGCTGTTAATTTAAACGATTCTTTTGTAAATCTTGATCAACTGATGGGAGAAGCAAAATATGAGTTAGATGGTTGTTTTCGACAAATTCATGCCTTTGTTTTGAGTCAAGTTACCTTTTCAAAAATGGAAGTTGGACGTCGAAGCCTGCGCTATTTTCCCGATCAAATGAAAGATCGGCGCTGGGAAACAATTCAAGAAGCAGTTTACCGGGTTCAAATGTTGCTTAAAGATGCTCTGAAAATTATCAAACAGATCACCGATAAATTATCTCTCGAAGAAGAAATTCTTAAATTTCAGCAATCAGGTGTCTTGAAAGCATGGAAAAGCTTTTATGCTCTTTTATCCGAAAAAAAAGCAGACTTTGAAGAACTATTTTTACAATATGATTCTAACTATGTTTATTGGATTGAAGTTGATCCACGTGGTGCAAAAAATGCAACTTATATTTTTAATAAGCCGATTGAAGTGGCAGATATGTTGGCGGACAACTTTTTTAGTAAAAAAGCAAGTGTCGTGATGACGTCGGCAACATTAACAGTCAAAAATTCATTTAATTATCTTATCAATCGCTTAGGATTAGAGGATTTTGGACCTGTTTCTAAAATAATTGATTCACCATTTTTATATGAAAAACAAGTTCAATTAATGATCCCAACAACTCTACCTAACATTAAACAAGTTGATGAAAGTGAATACATATATGAAGTTGCCATTGCCATCTTAGATATTGCGAAAATAACAAAAGGCAGAATGTTAGTGCTATTCACCTCTAACGATATGTTAAGAAAAGCATATTATCAGTTAAAAGATTTTATTAGTAACGAAGAATTTATCCTTATCGCTCAAGGTATAAGTAGTGGTAGCAGGGCTAAGCTAACAAAAAACTTTAAACAATTTGATCAAGCAATTTTGTTTGGAACGAGTAGCTTCTGGGAAGGAGTCGATATTCCAGGTGAAGACTTAAGTTGTTTAATTATCGTTAGGTTGCCATTTTCACCACCAGATAATCCGATTTTTGAGGCGCGAAGCGAAAAACTTAAAGAATTAGGTAAAAGTCCATTTATGGAACTCTCACTACCTCAAGCGATTATTCGCTTTAAACAAGGCTTTGGACGTTTAATAAGATCTTCTAATGACCGTGGGGTTGTGTTTGTACTGGACCGGAGAATAACGGAAACACGGTATGGTAAGTTTTTTATTGATTCATTACCTAAGGTCACTTTAAATGAAAACACTTTAGAAGATTTATTATATGACTTAGAAAATTGGTTATAA
- a CDS encoding MBL fold metallo-hydrolase → MRRMMTVLVMVAIFSMLATHVLADKEILEVDLNLEEQDLAYTFFELSNGESTLIQSGKGQTILIDTGSLESQEELEERLEMFHVDLIDTVIITNPTDEYTGNLQWIINNFQVKTIIVSEVIKEQLISFHHLNDKEVIGWKKGDKTELIPFLKTEVFYVEERNLDDKGALVTLFSYGKQKLLFMGIADAQVEKELVESYPLKSTILKVADFGSEKGTTQRFLEEVDPQVAILFKKIGTPVSELVIERLQETWIDIYQTNRLGTVSIKCHNDDYEILTVRSQEEEFSFSLSNNISKLLKK, encoded by the coding sequence ATGCGAAGAATGATGACTGTTTTAGTAATGGTAGCTATATTTTCTATGTTAGCTACTCATGTATTGGCAGATAAAGAAATTCTTGAGGTGGACTTAAATTTAGAAGAACAAGATCTAGCCTATACATTTTTTGAACTATCGAATGGGGAATCAACATTAATTCAATCAGGGAAAGGTCAAACGATCCTGATTGATACAGGCAGCTTAGAATCTCAAGAAGAACTTGAAGAACGCTTAGAAATGTTCCATGTCGACTTAATTGATACGGTAATCATTACGAATCCAACGGACGAGTATACAGGGAACTTGCAATGGATTATTAATAATTTTCAGGTCAAAACAATTATTGTTTCAGAAGTAATTAAAGAACAATTAATTTCATTTCACCATCTTAATGACAAAGAAGTGATTGGTTGGAAAAAAGGTGATAAAACAGAACTTATTCCATTTTTGAAAACAGAAGTATTCTATGTTGAAGAACGTAATCTTGACGATAAAGGCGCCCTTGTTACATTATTCTCTTACGGAAAGCAAAAATTATTATTTATGGGAATTGCTGATGCCCAAGTAGAAAAAGAATTAGTCGAGAGTTATCCATTAAAGTCAACGATCTTAAAGGTAGCTGATTTCGGCAGTGAAAAAGGAACTACGCAGCGATTTTTAGAAGAGGTTGACCCGCAAGTCGCGATACTATTTAAAAAAATTGGGACACCAGTCAGTGAATTAGTGATTGAACGGCTTCAGGAAACATGGATCGACATTTATCAAACAAATCGCTTAGGGACAGTCTCAATAAAATGTCATAATGACGATTATGAAATTTTAACAGTACGATCACAGGAAGAGGAATTTTCTTTTAGTTTATCGAACAATATATCTAAACTACTCAAAAAGTAG
- a CDS encoding YpmA family protein produces MVNKSNIEVISTVTVEKSPDLYKIVDACNKTLKDRDLMFGLALDEENQTKMVFTIYRT; encoded by the coding sequence ATGGTGAATAAAAGCAATATAGAGGTAATCTCCACTGTAACAGTTGAAAAATCGCCTGATTTGTATAAAATTGTCGATGCCTGCAATAAGACCTTAAAAGATCGAGATCTGATGTTTGGCTTAGCTCTAGACGAAGAAAATCAGACGAAAATGGTATTTACCATTTACCGAACATAA
- a CDS encoding DUF5590 domain-containing protein — translation MKISNIIILLIIVVSIILGWGSIHLYANVRETIEKSESEALIYLKENAEVNDVRSVNFYHGSESYSVFEGTNEAQEAIYIWVENSLDNHIVKAKDSGLAFEEVLLYAKEELKPKEIISIKLGIENLIPLYEIIYKDQQDRYSYYYISFKDGTYLKHYHLDM, via the coding sequence ATGAAAATTAGTAATATAATAATTTTATTAATCATTGTAGTTAGTATCATTTTAGGTTGGGGATCGATTCATTTATACGCAAATGTAAGGGAGACGATCGAAAAAAGTGAGAGCGAAGCATTGATTTATTTAAAAGAAAATGCTGAGGTTAATGATGTAAGGTCTGTTAATTTTTATCATGGCAGCGAAAGTTATTCAGTTTTTGAAGGTACGAATGAAGCGCAGGAAGCAATTTATATTTGGGTAGAAAATAGTTTAGATAACCATATAGTAAAGGCAAAAGATTCGGGTTTAGCATTCGAGGAAGTCCTCTTATATGCAAAAGAAGAACTAAAACCAAAAGAAATAATTAGTATTAAGCTTGGTATTGAAAATTTAATTCCATTATATGAGATCATCTATAAAGATCAACAAGATCGTTATTCTTATTATTATATTAGTTTTAAGGATGGAACTTACTTAAAGCATTACCATTTGGATATGTGA